In one Arthrobacter jinronghuae genomic region, the following are encoded:
- a CDS encoding GNAT family N-acetyltransferase, with the protein MAAALKPIELIQLPRGVIDALAAGDLPGANRQAPLELTEHFSQDRQPLWRIRSAQLEENPGDAAWITRAIFDPGLGRAVGLAGFHGPPDDNGMVEVGYSVDPVYRRQGYARAALEALLAVAAEEPSIRTVRATISPDNGASRRLVEQYGFVATGEQWDDEDGLEIVYEVPAGGN; encoded by the coding sequence GTGGCAGCGGCACTTAAACCCATTGAACTGATCCAGCTTCCCCGCGGCGTGATTGATGCGCTTGCCGCCGGAGACCTGCCCGGCGCCAACCGGCAGGCGCCCCTGGAGCTTACTGAGCATTTTTCCCAGGACCGGCAGCCGCTGTGGCGTATCCGGAGTGCGCAGCTAGAAGAGAATCCCGGGGACGCGGCATGGATTACCCGGGCCATCTTTGACCCCGGACTGGGCCGGGCGGTAGGCCTGGCCGGGTTCCACGGTCCTCCGGACGACAATGGCATGGTGGAAGTCGGGTACTCGGTGGACCCGGTCTACCGGCGTCAGGGCTACGCCCGTGCCGCCCTGGAGGCGCTGCTTGCCGTGGCTGCAGAGGAACCCTCGATCCGCACCGTCCGTGCCACCATCAGCCCGGACAACGGCGCTTCCCGGCGGCTGGTGGAACAGTACGGGTTCGTGGCCACGGGTGAGCAATGGGATGACGAGGACGGGCTGGAGATCGTTTATGAAGTCCCGGCGGGAGGCAACTGA
- a CDS encoding GNAT family N-acetyltransferase: protein MTITFRRMTPADGAAVTAFLASNRFPFHVNAAPDEFQATKRVAEGRFWSKESQGYWVELGGKDIGLVVLEDLEDDNPVFDLRLAESQRGRGLGVEVVRALCRLAFTELPEIVRFEGQTREDNIAMRKTFLRAGFVKEAHYRQAWPAADGSRLASVAYAILRSDWENNTVTPLEFNDLLLDA from the coding sequence ATGACCATCACCTTCCGCAGGATGACCCCCGCCGATGGTGCTGCCGTTACGGCATTCCTGGCCTCAAACCGGTTCCCCTTCCATGTGAATGCGGCGCCCGACGAGTTTCAGGCAACCAAGCGGGTGGCGGAGGGACGCTTCTGGAGCAAGGAATCCCAGGGGTACTGGGTGGAGCTCGGCGGCAAAGACATCGGGCTGGTGGTCCTGGAGGACCTTGAGGATGACAACCCTGTCTTTGACCTTCGCCTGGCGGAAAGCCAGCGCGGCCGCGGGCTGGGCGTGGAGGTGGTTCGGGCCTTATGCCGGCTGGCCTTTACCGAATTGCCGGAAATCGTCCGGTTCGAAGGCCAGACACGGGAAGACAACATTGCCATGCGCAAAACGTTCCTGCGCGCCGGTTTCGTCAAAGAAGCCCATTACCGGCAGGCGTGGCCGGCGGCGGACGGGTCCCGGCTCGCTTCCGTCGCCTATGCGATACTTCGCTCGGACTGGGAAAACAACACGGTGACTCCGCTGGAATTCAACGACCTGCTCCTGGACGCATAG
- a CDS encoding GNAT family N-acetyltransferase: MIAGNLFAQQSTLTTDRLRLEPLGPEHFDGMWAALQDPEGRRLTGTHAVFAPEQIRSWLQTRAGEVDRADWAIIRAEDGVYLGEVVLNDLDPDNESMGFRIALSSPKVFGQGYGTEATRAVLSHAFDDLGLHRIELEVFEFNPRAQRVYEKCGFVVEGRRREALHWDGEWTDAISMAVLAGDARP, from the coding sequence GTGATTGCCGGGAACCTCTTCGCTCAGCAGTCCACGCTCACCACGGACCGCCTGCGACTCGAGCCGCTGGGACCGGAGCACTTCGACGGCATGTGGGCGGCATTGCAGGATCCGGAGGGACGCAGGCTGACCGGCACCCACGCGGTTTTTGCTCCGGAGCAGATCCGGAGCTGGCTGCAGACCCGTGCCGGTGAAGTAGACCGGGCGGACTGGGCAATAATCCGGGCCGAGGACGGTGTATATCTGGGCGAGGTAGTGCTGAATGACCTGGACCCGGACAACGAGTCGATGGGCTTCCGCATCGCGTTGTCCTCCCCGAAGGTCTTCGGACAGGGCTACGGCACGGAAGCCACCCGCGCCGTGCTGAGCCATGCCTTTGACGACCTCGGACTGCACCGGATTGAACTGGAGGTCTTTGAGTTCAACCCGCGGGCGCAGCGTGTCTATGAAAAGTGCGGGTTCGTGGTGGAGGGCCGACGCCGGGAGGCACTGCACTGGGACGGGGAATGGACGGACGCGATCTCAATGGCCGTCCTCGCCGGCGACGCCAGGCCCTGA
- a CDS encoding ABC transporter permease: MNVVLDITGRNLRLYFRDRLNLFFSLLGALVLFLLYTLFLGNQQTEGLAEMFPQAAEEDIKGFVDAWMFAGIVGITAITTGLAAVNVIVDDTATGRFRDFLVSPISRGKLVLGYLLSTVAIALIMTTVVLAVSLGYLAAVDGVVLTAGQLARTYGYLVLSCIAFGSLSAFIVTFVRTPGSFAALSTLVGTILGFAAGSYIPVGAFPEGVKNFVSALPFMQASMVVRQEMTAGPMDAVTDQPEAVAQVQDIFGITASVGDWAVPTGYVVFVLVAMMVAFVLLAALRIRSRIR, translated from the coding sequence ATGAACGTAGTCCTGGACATCACCGGCCGGAACCTACGCCTGTACTTCCGTGACCGGCTCAACCTGTTCTTTTCCCTCCTCGGCGCCCTGGTCCTGTTCCTGCTCTACACCCTGTTCCTGGGCAACCAGCAGACCGAAGGCCTGGCGGAAATGTTTCCGCAGGCCGCCGAGGAGGACATCAAGGGCTTTGTGGACGCCTGGATGTTCGCCGGGATCGTGGGCATCACCGCAATCACCACAGGGCTCGCCGCCGTGAACGTGATCGTGGATGACACCGCCACCGGGCGCTTCCGGGACTTCCTGGTTTCCCCGATCAGCCGCGGCAAGTTGGTCCTGGGGTATCTGCTCTCAACCGTCGCGATCGCGCTGATCATGACCACAGTCGTACTTGCCGTGAGCCTGGGATACCTGGCCGCGGTGGACGGCGTGGTGCTCACAGCGGGCCAGCTGGCCCGCACTTACGGTTACCTGGTGCTTAGCTGTATCGCCTTCGGGTCGCTGAGCGCCTTTATCGTCACTTTCGTCCGTACCCCGGGTTCTTTCGCGGCACTGTCCACACTGGTAGGCACCATCCTCGGCTTCGCCGCAGGGTCCTACATCCCGGTGGGGGCTTTTCCCGAGGGAGTGAAGAACTTTGTCAGCGCACTGCCCTTTATGCAGGCCTCCATGGTGGTGCGCCAGGAAATGACCGCCGGACCCATGGACGCCGTGACGGACCAGCCCGAAGCCGTGGCCCAGGTGCAGGACATTTTCGGCATCACCGCCTCGGTGGGGGACTGGGCGGTGCCCACCGGCTACGTCGTGTTCGTCCTGGTTGCCATGATGGTGGCCTTTGTCCTGCTGGCGGCGCTGAGGATCCGTTCCCGCATCCGCTGA
- the trxB gene encoding thioredoxin-disulfide reductase, giving the protein MGTDSVLIIGSGPAGYTAGVYAARAGLQPRILAGSVTAGGALMNTTEVENFPGFPDGILGPDLMENLRRQAEKFGALVEYDDAVSVELGAHTKRVATGGGKTYKARSVILATGSVYKELGLPEEKQLNGRGISWCATCDGFFFRDQDIVVVGGGDSAMEEALFLTRFAASVTVVVRRETLRASRIMAQRARDHAKIRFEFNSEVTAIHGTDKVTGMTLTDTVTGATRKLPTQGIFVAIGHAPRTDLLAGQVDLDPDGYIRVAAPSTQTNLDGVFACGDAVDHRYRQAITAAGTGCSAALDAERYLAAQADADSIATALVEGSLKG; this is encoded by the coding sequence ATGGGTACAGATTCCGTCCTGATCATCGGGTCAGGTCCGGCTGGCTACACGGCAGGGGTGTACGCCGCCCGGGCCGGATTGCAACCCCGCATCCTCGCGGGCTCCGTCACCGCCGGCGGTGCCCTGATGAACACCACGGAAGTGGAGAATTTTCCGGGTTTCCCCGACGGCATCCTGGGGCCGGACCTGATGGAGAACCTGCGCAGGCAGGCGGAGAAATTCGGTGCCCTGGTGGAGTACGACGACGCCGTGTCGGTGGAGCTGGGCGCCCACACCAAGCGGGTGGCCACAGGCGGCGGGAAAACCTACAAGGCCCGCAGCGTCATCCTCGCCACCGGCTCGGTCTACAAGGAACTGGGGCTGCCGGAGGAAAAACAGCTCAACGGCCGGGGTATTTCCTGGTGCGCCACCTGCGACGGCTTTTTCTTCCGCGACCAGGACATCGTGGTGGTCGGCGGCGGGGATTCAGCCATGGAGGAAGCGCTGTTCCTGACCCGCTTCGCGGCGTCGGTAACCGTCGTCGTACGCCGGGAGACCCTGCGCGCCTCCCGCATCATGGCCCAGCGGGCCCGGGACCACGCGAAGATCCGCTTTGAGTTCAACAGCGAGGTCACTGCCATCCACGGCACGGACAAGGTCACGGGCATGACCCTTACGGACACCGTCACCGGCGCAACGAGGAAACTGCCGACGCAGGGGATTTTCGTCGCCATTGGGCACGCCCCGCGTACCGATCTCCTTGCGGGACAGGTGGACCTGGATCCGGACGGGTACATCAGGGTCGCGGCTCCGAGCACCCAGACCAACCTGGACGGGGTCTTCGCGTGCGGCGACGCCGTAGACCACCGCTACCGGCAGGCGATCACCGCTGCGGGCACCGGCTGCTCCGCTGCGCTGGACGCCGAGCGGTATCTCGCAGCGCAGGCGGATGCCGACAGCATCGCCACCGCGCTGGTGGAGGGGTCGCTGAAAGGCTAG
- a CDS encoding ABC transporter ATP-binding protein, giving the protein MNAAISVRGLTKRFGRVAAVDNLSFDVEPGSVFAFLGANGAGKSTTISCLTTVLPFDAGTVEVAGHDVRGSGGGVREAIGVVFQDSMLDPILTGRENLQTRARFYSPDKAANNARIDELGRMVGLGDFLDRRYATYSGGERRRVDIARALLHSPSIIFLDEPTAGLDPASRALVWSTIHDLRENHGLTVFLTTHYMEETEEADRVCVIEKGQIIADGTPTTLRAEYSSSILSITSADPQALASLASDAGVDVAAVDGNVLRLRVDRSDTARRLLAAHGDSVLDFEFRHGTMDDVFLALTGRQGEAA; this is encoded by the coding sequence ATGAATGCCGCAATCTCCGTTCGGGGATTGACCAAACGCTTCGGCCGGGTGGCGGCGGTGGACAACTTGTCCTTTGACGTGGAGCCGGGGAGTGTTTTCGCCTTTTTGGGTGCCAACGGCGCGGGGAAGTCCACCACCATTTCCTGCCTGACCACTGTCCTGCCGTTTGACGCCGGCACTGTCGAGGTGGCGGGGCACGACGTCCGCGGCAGCGGCGGCGGCGTCCGCGAAGCCATCGGGGTGGTGTTCCAGGATTCGATGCTGGACCCGATCCTCACCGGCCGGGAAAACCTTCAAACCCGCGCACGGTTCTACTCACCCGACAAAGCGGCCAACAATGCCCGCATTGATGAGCTGGGCCGGATGGTCGGCCTGGGAGACTTCCTCGACCGGCGCTATGCCACCTATTCCGGCGGAGAACGACGCCGGGTGGACATCGCCCGGGCACTGCTGCACTCGCCGTCGATCATCTTCCTGGACGAACCCACTGCCGGCCTGGACCCGGCCAGCCGGGCCCTCGTCTGGTCCACCATCCACGACCTGCGGGAAAATCACGGCCTCACCGTTTTCCTGACCACCCATTACATGGAGGAAACCGAGGAAGCGGACCGGGTCTGCGTGATTGAGAAGGGGCAGATCATTGCCGACGGCACGCCCACTACGCTGCGCGCCGAATACAGCAGCAGCATCCTTTCCATCACGTCTGCCGACCCGCAGGCACTGGCATCTTTGGCCAGCGACGCCGGGGTCGACGTCGCCGCCGTAGACGGTAACGTGCTGCGGCTGCGGGTGGACCGGTCGGACACGGCCCGCCGCCTCCTCGCGGCGCACGGCGACAGTGTCCTGGACTTCGAGTTCCGCCACGGGACCATGGACGACGTCTTCCTGGCCCTGACCGGCCGGCAGGGGGAAGCAGCATGA